The Erpetoichthys calabaricus chromosome 16, fErpCal1.3, whole genome shotgun sequence sequence GGAAGGTGTACAATTAAGTGAGcacctgattaaaaaaaatccgGCCCGAAGACAaattgcaaaactttttttaaattccttgtgGGGTAAGTTTGCACAAAGACCTAATTTGCCACGGACATCTGTAGTTACGGACCCAGAAAAACTGTTTGAGGTATCTACTTGTGATTTTATTGATGATGAATGTGCGTGTGTGACTTGGACATATGATAAAGATCATTACAGTACACCTTccaatgttaacatttttattgcGAGTTTTACTACAGCTTATGCAAGATTAGAATTGTATAATCTTTTAAACAAACTGAACGAAAGAATACTATACTATGACACGGATTCAATTCTTTATATTTCCAGAGCAAACGAGTGGGACCCAGAAACCGGTTGCTATTTAGGAGAATTGACGAGCGAGCTTCCAACAAATGAATACATCACAGAATTTGTAAGCAGTGGCCCGAAAAGTTATGCTTACAAGTTATCAAACGGTGAAACCTGTCTAAAAGTTAAAGGTATAACATTGAATGTTAAGAACTGtgaaaaggagaattttgaaagcTTGAAAGAACTGGTTTTTGAGTATGCAGAAAATATAAATGGGTGTtcacaacataaaaatattaaaatcgaaGATATTGGCATTGTCAGGGTGAAACGCAACTGGCATatagaaaccagaaaaataaaaaaaacacagcaagttGTATATGACAAGCGTGTATTAACTAAACATTTCACGTCGTTACCTTTTGGCTATTGatactgagaaaaaaataataataatagtaaaataaaataataatggacaTTCGTTTACAACACCCATTTTCCTGTATCTTAAGCGGGCCGAGCAACTGTGGGaaatctttttttgtgaaaacattgTTAGAATCCGGGACGGAGATGATGTCACACAAACCTCAAAATATCCTGTATTGTTATTCCGTTTGGCAACCTCTCTATacagaattgatgaaaaaattcagatgtataaaatTTGTCGAAGGTCTCCCGGACTCTCTAAATGACGACACGTTGTTGCCCCGTGCTAAGATAAACTTGGTGGTTGTCGATGACCTCATGCAATCTGCCTGTAAAAGTAATGAGTTGGAATTGGCATTCACAAAGTATGTTCATCATAGAAATCTGAGCGTAATCTATATTGTGCAGAATCTTTTTTGCCAGGGAAAACAGAGCCgtactatagctttaaatgcaaaatacattgttttgtttaagaaCCCCAGAGACAGGCAACAGATATCAATATTGGCCCGTCAGATGTACCCCAGAAGGTGGCGCTACTTCCTGGAAGCTTATGAGGATGCAACTAAGCCAGCCTTTGGCTTTCTACTGGTAGATTTAAATACTAATACGCCCGACAAGTTTCGTCTCAGGGCATCCATATACCCGTCGCAGCGCCCGGTGGCTTACGTGTTTAAAAACCCAAAggataaaaaaatgtgattttagtgGCCCCTGTGTCATTTTATAAAAGACATCTTCCTGAACACCATGTCCTCCAGTATTAAACGAAATTTACAACTCATGCGATTGCTTATAAAGGCAAAACCAAAGCAGAGAAAGTCCATTTTGTGTGCAGCTTCTGATGATTTAATTCTGGCTATTTGTGAAATTGCGCTAAATGCAATTAAGGGTAGCCTACCATTAAATTTCAGACAGATCggcattcttaaaaagaaatgcattattataaaaaatctgaGCAATAAAAAAGTTGCCATTAAACGAAAGAAACGTATTATAAATCAGTCTGGTGGATTTATCGGCCAACTACTTGGCATAGCGATTCCTTTACTCACCGGTCTAATTGCAAATCGGTAAAAATGGAGCACGCTGAGAAAATGTACCTTGTACCAGAAAAACAACTGGAGCAGATCAAAACATATGCCGGTGAAGAAACAGATATGACAAAAAACACTATGCAAACGCTTGACCATGAGATGAGAAGTATTTTACAAAATAGTGCCCTATCACCGAATGAAAAACTGGAACTGTATTTTCACACTTTGCAGCGCTATCTGAGTCTATTGAGACAACGGGAATCACAGAAGTCTACATTGACTCTCATCCTACCAGAAACTGAAGCGCCACACCAGACCCCTGCATTGCAACCGACCACAGACAGGGTTGATGTTGTCATAAGAGACGTTTTGGATGCCGTCTCTCAGAGACACCGTAAAAATACGGAAATGCTAATTCGGAAAATGACACAAAACTCGACCACAACGTCCTGGAATGAAAGAGGAGAATTTTTATATAAAGGCACACCCGTTATTGGCACAAATATGATTGATCTGATCAAGTTCGCCACACAGACAGGGACACTAAATAAGAGTGGAAAACCAAAAGGTTGGGATTTATTCTTTAACGCTATGGCCGAAATTAACGTGCCCGGGTCCATTTTTCCGAACTTGGGTGTTCGGGCTTTATTTCAAGAGATTAAAAATGACCCCAATGCGCTTCAAGCCAGCCGTAAACAGCTTCGTCCTCCTGTATCACATGATTTTCCAACAAGGCCGGACAGGGCCTCGGCCTCTGTAGCTGAAACACCCAGGCTGGTTAGACAGATCAGAAAACGCCCAGTCTTTAGAAAAAgtcaactattaaaaaaacacacatggctcacagtatgaataaaagtgttttaaaaataaatgtagaaaaatagtGTTTTAATATGGCTGTTTATTAGTATGTACTattgctattattgttattatcattttagatcattttgtttgtttgattgtatCATGAAGCTGTGAAAATACTTTTACACCCTGTGTTAAGGCTTTGAAAAAATAAGGAAgctgcatatattatatacagtttattagtgtgtattatcactattattttcatttagatgATTTCGTTTGTTTGATTGTATCATGATTCTGTTAACTGtgtgaaaaatgcttttacaCTGTGTGTTATTACCatgtgaacatttaaaaataaataaaatatatatatatatatatatatatatatatatatataaacagaccctattattttttttatctgtctgatTATTGGATTATTCACTATAATGACCACAGACACGTTTTATGTTGGTTaatatctcatttatttatttattttcaaataagggGATACAGATAGttgcaacatctttttttttttctgcatataataTTTTGCATATAATATTCAGCAAAAGCAAACACACGACTGACTTATTTCTGATTTCTGGGTAAACATATCCAGtttcatgttttcagtttgtcccttttttatttgatgaaaatatCTAACAACCATCTGGTCATTTAGACGAACATCTCCTGGGTACAAGTCCAATATTTGGTTCATGGTAAGTCCTTTGCTTTTTTGATTCAGATAAAAAACACAGTGGTGACCACAACTGGTTGAGAAAAACTCCTGTAACTGAATACTGTTATAAGTGATGCATTTAGCATTAATCTTCAAAAATTTCATAATAACTTTGGGAAATATTTCAGAATCTGGGGGGATTCCATACGAGTCAAAAAATTCAGCTTTTCCATGATTTGCAAGGTAAATGGCAATCCAGTGCTTTCCGGGTTTATCATGGGGATCTGTGTTTACGATCATAAACAGAGGTCTGGCAACCAACTTCTCCATGGGCAGTTGAtcttgtagaagaagaatgttctcctcagcaccatgtattttgtgtgtttagtaaattagaatttttataataactattttgtaacttgccagtgagagacgctttggcttatgaactaacaaaaatatgttattccagggttcagtagaaatagtgtccacatgaataaaatgtaagctgtttcttgtttttccctttctcagagtgaatgtttcagggacaaggtcacacggctgcagaaagtacatgaagtttatgcaaaggcgtctctcctgtgcttagcttccaaaacacagataatgcttagctcaacagacatattgtttaactttactgttttgataaggatgttctttctgtcttattaatcatgagatgctgaagtataaaaaacccctcctggcttttgatcagggttcaattgagctttgcggcaataagttatgctcttttgaatctctacttataTACTGCgactccaaattaataaacaggagaatttagaaactattatctgtctgcttttcagtgtgcctttttcgtccacaatcTGAAGGGAATACATCCAGAAAATGGATGCGTGTCAGCGGCCCAGATGTAAGGGCGGTCCTGAGCTGCACAGTGTCCAGAGGCTGCATGTCTGAACATGTCTACGGCTTAACTGTAGTCGTAAATAACTTGCCGACGCATGTTAATTTCAATGATGTTGTCAAAAACTGCATACACAATCATATTCACTGTATCTTGCAGCGGTTGAGCAAATCTTATTTCGGCCCTGAGGTTGCCTGTTTTGATGAGTGAATAGTGTCCTGTTGATTCCATATCAGGGCTTAGGTTGAATGCAAAAAGTGAATAGCCTTTAGCAAACTCTTCACGATCAACTAACAGGGCCTTATCTTTCATCCTCTTGTCAGCGGTCTCCACCAGTTGAAAATATTCTCTGACACAGTGTCCATTAGCAAAATCAGGCTGCAGAGGCTTGCTGGGTATCTGCTCTCCATCCAGGTAAAGAGCCATGAAGTTGATgttgttatgtttaaaattaaaggggTTGTGTGTAAAGTTGCCATTGAAAGCTGCATTGTCAACAAATCCCAAAACAACCAATTTGGGCAGCTgtcccagaaacaggttttcctgGTTGCAGACACGACTCCCAGTAGGTATGCTGAACACTTTCATTTGAACCCGGTCGATTGGGTATTTTGCGTTGCTGGTCATCAAGGCCTCAGCATGACCCAGTCTAACTGCCGGGTTGACTTGAACTCTTTTCACAAATAATGATGCTGATAATATGCTGACCTTAAATTCATCAccattgctcatcagacaaaagtCATCCTTATTTCGCACCAACTTTAGTTTTACATCAACcccattaattaataatttctctTGAAAGAAGAGATCTGCATGGATGTGTCCCAATAAATCAACCCTGTGGCTTCTGGACGTGTAAGCAGCCCTTTTATTGAACCCCAAATTTGTGCCATCCAGTGCAGTGGCTTCGTGGTGACTGGGTGTGTCTTTATAGAACAGTCCAGctgaaaattgtgttttcagGGTCTCGTCTCCGTAATTTAGTACGGTTTCGATAAATGCTCGATATGGGTAACAGTTATTGCTCTGGCTGATCAATCTGTCCCCGATGGTGATGTCCACCTGACTGAACAAAGAAGCAATCGGGTAGTTTACAAGGGCAACACGTGAATCGGCGGCCAGAGTTGTTccatcatttttatgtattttacagcTTAAGTAGAGGAGTGTGTTGTTGAGGTCCAGGTATTGATCATTTCCGGCAATGGAAAACTCAAGTGGGGCATTTTCTGACAATGCTGTGAGAGGCGGCACTTCGGCATAGTAGCTTTTTTCAATGCTGGTTTGTGTTGGTGACAGCTGAAATATGTCCAGTTCCGATTTTGCACATTCATCTGATGCACAGTGTACAAAAGCCATGTTTAGAATATATCACTAGAATTTTGCTTAGTTCTGGATCTTCTCTtggttgactttctttttttagCAGAGTGTCGAGCTTTTTTCCTCTTTGCTGTCTTCCTCGGCCGTGCAGGTGGCCCGAGCAGTGCTAGATGAGgtgtgtgtctttttcttttaacacctCTCTTTATAACAATCATACCAGAACCTTCTTGTTGGGGTGTTGCAACTTTATTCATTACAGCACCTGCCACGTGACTCATGACATCATTAGCAATGCTTTTCGCTGCTGACTTGACATGAGGTTTAGCAATTTCTAGCCCTCGCCTAAACAGAGGCACTGCTTTTCTGAAGAGAGCTTTAAAAATACCACTAATACCACCACCGTACTGGACAGGGAGACCATTAAACCCTGGTAGACCATTGCCAGCTTGTATCTTGTAATAAGATGCGTAGGTGCGTGGATCTCCATAGTTTTTTGTTAcaagcatgtttaaaaattgatAGATCTTGCTGGACGAAAATGCAACTTGATTATTACTTTACCATACTGGAACGGAACTGGTTTATTCTGGTCCGTCTTAATTTCAATCCTTATAGTATTGAAGCTTTGCACGGCGAGTGGTAGGTAGTGtggcttttcaaaaaatatggtgacatTTGCACCGTCTTCACCTTTTATGTTTACACATCTCAGTAATGGCGCATGCGTATCTCCAACAAGTTGTGGTTCGATAATATCTGTATACATGAACATGGTGGAAAAACCACCTGTGATATCTGCCGAGTTGGGTGACTTGTGACACGGCTTATCATGATCAAACCCGAGAATGTAAGACAGCTCCCCGGACACTTGGAGCAAAATGCTTTTATCACTAATCAGGTGAACGGTTCTACTGGCAGGATTGTATTTAAGTATTGCCTTAGGTGATGACGGGTTGGTATCAATGACATGATTCATTTCCGACAACAATGCTTCAATATTCCTGAAATAGCCTTTGTTTAAAGTGTATGTCCATTTTGTTGATCTTGTTTCCTCATTCATTAGCGTAAATTGTGTTGGTTGAGTGATGGAATTGAACGTTTTTGGGTATGTCAGTTCCACCAATGCCACTTCCCAGTCTCTGGACAGTTCTATTGTCTTGGCTAGCTGAACGGTGAATGATGCTATCGTGTTGTTGGGAAAAGTCCTGGCCGATGAATTACTCGGCAGGGTCACATAAAAGCCATTTCTGaatgtagacatttttttttttttttttttttcttgctttctcaaCTCCTTATGTCTTTCACTTCTGAAGCCTTGACCCAACTGTTAAATTTCTTGTCCCAGCCAAGCCATTTTACCAATACATGCTTGTTTCTACCACGCCCACGACTGGCTAGAATTTTCTGGATGCGGTACACCTGGTTAGCATCgggatttattttttgtaactcttcTGCATAAAACGTCCCTTGAATTTCATCACCTGCATAATCTTTTAGTTTGTAGACAGGTTTGATCCGTTTTAAACAGTCCacgataataaatatttcatctgtaaaCGACTGTTCATAGCCTTTTTCGaatacaccttttaattttgaaacacgGACATGATCCCCTATTTTCAAAGTGCACGGTGTAGATTTTCTTTGCCCTGACTTGCCATAGACTGTTTTCCAAACACTCAGAGCATTTTCTGGAGTCACATCTACAGGGCTTGTTTTAATCGTGGAGTGAAAACTGTGGTTATAACTCTGCAGAAAGTCTGAC is a genomic window containing:
- the LOC114666485 gene encoding uncharacterized protein F54H12.2-like; translation: MAFVHCASDECAKSELDIFQLSPTQTSIEKSYYAEVPPLTALSENAPLEFSIAGNDQYLDLNNTLLYLSCKIHKNDGTTLAADSRVALVNYPIASLFSQVDITIGDRLISQSNNCYPYRAFIETVLNYGDETLKTQFSAGLFYKDTPSHHEATALDGTNLGFNKRAAYTSRSHRVDLLGHIHADLFFQEKLLINGVDVKLKLVRNKDDFCLMSNGDEFKVSILSASLFVKRVQVNPAVRLGHAEALMTSNAKYPIDRVQMKVFSIPTGSRVCNQENLFLGQLPKLVVLGFVDNAAFNGNFTHNPFNFKHNNINFMALYLDGEQIPSKPLQPDFANGHCVREYFQLVETADKRMKDKALLVDREEFAKGYSLFAFNLSPDMESTGHYSLIKTGNLRAEIRFAQPLQDTVNMIVYAVFDNIIEINMRRQVIYDYS